The Glycine soja cultivar W05 chromosome 8, ASM419377v2, whole genome shotgun sequence genome has a window encoding:
- the LOC114424282 gene encoding uncharacterized protein LOC114424282 isoform X1 — protein MKVRFLALFLLISGIQAISTSEGKGLIQSNGQAQELLGKLYGSIEESIRLNDKVEETKDGYKEEILNTTRKAQGGGSSGGTGSRGKTGAGGTADVNRRPRQSSAPSEPLFWVSIFNPFVSLALVILFPFHLV, from the exons ATGAAGGTAAGATTCCTTGCTTTGTTCCTACTCATTTCAGGCATTCAAGCCATATCAACCTCAGAAGGTAAAGGCCTAATCCAGAGCAATGGACAAGCACAAGAACTTCTTG GGAAGTTATATGGAAGCATAGAAGAGTCAATAAGGTTGAACGACAAAGTTGAGGAAACTAAAGACGGGTACAAAGAAGAAATACTTAATACTACAAGAAAAGCACAAGGTGGAGGAAGTTCAGGAGGCACAGGAAGTAGAGGAAAGACAGGAGCTGGTGGCACTGCTGATGTTAATCGCCGGCCACGTCAAAGTTCTGCACCATCAGAGCCTCTCTTTTGGGTCTCAATATTTAATCCATTTGTAAGCTTGGCTTTAGTCATATTGTTTCCCTTCCACTTGGTTTGA
- the LOC114424282 gene encoding uncharacterized protein LOC114424282 isoform X2, whose protein sequence is MDKHKNFLWCIIGKLYGSIEESIRLNDKVEETKDGYKEEILNTTRKAQGGGSSGGTGSRGKTGAGGTADVNRRPRQSSAPSEPLFWVSIFNPFVSLALVILFPFHLV, encoded by the exons ATGGACAAGCACAAGAACTTCTTG TGGTGTATAATAGGGAAGTTATATGGAAGCATAGAAGAGTCAATAAGGTTGAACGACAAAGTTGAGGAAACTAAAGACGGGTACAAAGAAGAAATACTTAATACTACAAGAAAAGCACAAGGTGGAGGAAGTTCAGGAGGCACAGGAAGTAGAGGAAAGACAGGAGCTGGTGGCACTGCTGATGTTAATCGCCGGCCACGTCAAAGTTCTGCACCATCAGAGCCTCTCTTTTGGGTCTCAATATTTAATCCATTTGTAAGCTTGGCTTTAGTCATATTGTTTCCCTTCCACTTGGTTTGA